The proteins below come from a single Piscinibacter gummiphilus genomic window:
- a CDS encoding phosphotransferase, whose protein sequence is MSTDTSSHTIDTQALERYLQAHLPGYRGPLQIEKFKGGQSNPTYKLVTPEHSYVMRSKPGPVAKLLPSAHAIEREYRVMSALQGSAVPVPKMHLLCEDESVIGRAFFIMEFMQGRVLWDQSLPGMSREERAAHYDEMNRVIAAMHQVDVKAVGLADYGKPGSYFERQIARWSKQYVASITQPIEAMDRLMEWLPAHMPASARDESQVSIVHGDYRLDNLMFHPTEPRAIAVLDWELSTLGHPLADFSYHCMSWHIPQATFRGIGGLDLVSLGIPLEADYLRRYCERTGRKDVATVEADWNFYLAYNLFRAAGISQGIAKRVENGTASSAEARQVAASARPLADMAWQFAQQA, encoded by the coding sequence ATGAGTACCGACACCAGTTCCCACACGATCGACACGCAGGCGCTCGAACGCTACCTGCAAGCCCACCTGCCCGGCTACCGCGGCCCGCTCCAGATCGAGAAGTTCAAGGGCGGCCAGTCCAACCCCACCTACAAGCTCGTCACGCCGGAGCACTCGTATGTGATGCGCTCCAAGCCGGGGCCGGTGGCCAAGCTGCTGCCCTCGGCCCATGCGATCGAGCGCGAGTACCGCGTGATGTCGGCGCTGCAAGGCAGTGCCGTGCCCGTGCCGAAGATGCACCTGCTGTGCGAAGACGAGTCTGTGATTGGCCGTGCCTTCTTCATCATGGAGTTCATGCAGGGGCGCGTGTTGTGGGACCAGTCCCTGCCTGGCATGTCGCGCGAAGAACGCGCCGCGCACTATGACGAGATGAACCGCGTGATCGCGGCCATGCACCAGGTCGACGTGAAGGCCGTGGGCCTGGCCGACTACGGCAAGCCCGGCAGCTACTTCGAACGCCAGATCGCACGCTGGAGCAAGCAGTACGTGGCCTCCATCACCCAGCCCATCGAGGCGATGGACCGCCTGATGGAGTGGCTGCCGGCGCACATGCCGGCGAGCGCGCGAGATGAATCGCAAGTGTCGATCGTGCACGGCGACTACCGCCTCGACAACCTGATGTTCCACCCCACCGAGCCGCGTGCCATCGCGGTGCTCGATTGGGAACTGTCGACACTCGGCCACCCGCTCGCCGACTTCAGCTACCACTGCATGTCGTGGCACATCCCGCAGGCGACCTTCCGCGGCATTGGCGGGCTCGACCTCGTGTCGTTGGGCATCCCGCTCGAAGCGGACTACCTGCGCCGCTACTGTGAGCGCACCGGCCGCAAAGACGTGGCGACCGTCGAAGCCGACTGGAATTTCTACCTCGCCTACAACCTCTTCCGCGCCGCCGGCATCTCGCAAGGCATCGCCAAGCGCGTGGAGAACGGCACCGCCTCCAGCGCCGAAGCGCGCCAGGTCGCCGCCAGCGCCCGCCCGTTGGCCGACATGGCCTGGCAGTTCGCCCAGCAGGCCTGA
- a CDS encoding Crp/Fnr family transcriptional regulator — MNSPVLTIEEQSNIESGAWFSKLSQPLREAILSRAHVRRLADGAMLASRGAQAESWSGVAKGAVRVSSVSLSGKEITLTYVEPGVWFGDISLFDNFPRTHDSYAHGETTLLVVRKPDFQELLAQFPELYEALLRLNCRRLRLMFDMIEDLNTRPLSARLAKQILLLARGYGVKQGDEIRIGLQLAQEDLAQLLGASRQRVNQELKGFERAGAVRIEPTRLVVLSREKLISLSER, encoded by the coding sequence ATGAACAGCCCCGTTCTTACAATCGAAGAGCAGTCCAACATCGAGTCCGGCGCGTGGTTCTCCAAACTCTCACAGCCTCTGCGGGAAGCCATCTTGTCGAGAGCGCATGTGAGGCGCCTGGCCGATGGCGCGATGCTCGCGTCGCGCGGCGCTCAGGCCGAGAGCTGGTCGGGCGTGGCCAAGGGCGCGGTGCGCGTGAGTTCGGTGTCCCTGTCGGGCAAGGAGATCACGCTCACCTATGTCGAGCCCGGTGTGTGGTTTGGCGACATCTCGCTGTTCGACAACTTCCCGCGGACGCACGATTCATACGCACATGGCGAGACCACGCTGCTCGTGGTGCGCAAGCCCGACTTCCAGGAGCTGCTCGCGCAATTCCCCGAGCTGTACGAAGCGCTGCTGCGCCTCAACTGCCGTCGCCTGCGCCTGATGTTCGACATGATCGAAGACCTGAACACGCGGCCACTGTCGGCACGCCTGGCCAAGCAGATCCTGCTGCTGGCGCGCGGCTATGGCGTCAAGCAGGGCGACGAGATCCGCATCGGCCTGCAGCTCGCGCAGGAAGACCTCGCGCAACTGCTCGGCGCTTCGCGGCAGCGCGTGAACCAGGAGCTCAAAGGCTTCGAACGGGCGGGTGCCGTGCGCATCGAGCCCACACGTCTCGTCGTGCTTTCGCGCGAGAAGCTGATTTCACTTTCCGAACGTTGA
- a CDS encoding oxepin-CoA hydrolase, alternative type has product MPSELHAERRDAALVLTLSDPATRNTLSEQVFAAGIEALDVAESDPSVRCIVLRGDGDFFCAGGDLHRLKSSRQADRSVQDNMLERFHGFVEALRVFPKPVIAAVEGAAAGGGFSLALACDLIVAADDAKFILSYGRIGLSPDGGATWQLMQRLPRNLVLQMLWLYEPVTAAQLHTHGLVNWVVPKGQTSAQAFAIAEKLAACAPNAIASAKELVNQWPERSLAQQLDLEREHFLDNLFHPNSGEGLQSFLDKRPPTFE; this is encoded by the coding sequence ATGCCCTCAGAACTGCACGCCGAACGCCGTGATGCGGCCCTGGTCCTGACCCTCAGTGATCCGGCCACGCGCAACACGCTGTCGGAGCAGGTCTTCGCCGCCGGCATCGAGGCGCTCGACGTGGCCGAGAGCGACCCGAGCGTGCGCTGCATCGTGCTGCGCGGTGACGGCGACTTCTTCTGTGCGGGTGGCGACCTGCACCGACTCAAGTCCAGCCGCCAGGCGGACCGCTCCGTCCAAGACAACATGCTTGAGCGCTTCCACGGTTTCGTCGAAGCGCTGCGCGTCTTTCCGAAGCCGGTAATCGCCGCCGTCGAAGGCGCTGCCGCGGGCGGTGGTTTTTCGCTCGCGTTGGCATGCGACCTCATCGTCGCCGCCGACGACGCGAAGTTCATCCTCTCGTATGGCCGCATCGGCCTCTCGCCCGATGGTGGCGCTACCTGGCAGCTCATGCAGCGCCTTCCACGCAACCTCGTGCTGCAGATGCTGTGGCTCTACGAGCCCGTGACGGCAGCGCAGCTGCACACGCACGGACTCGTCAACTGGGTCGTGCCCAAAGGCCAGACGAGCGCACAGGCGTTTGCCATCGCCGAGAAGCTCGCGGCCTGCGCCCCCAATGCCATCGCGAGCGCCAAGGAGCTCGTGAACCAGTGGCCCGAGCGCAGCCTGGCTCAGCAGCTCGACCTCGAACGCGAGCATTTCCTCGACAACCTCTTCCACCCGAACAGCGGCGAAGGCCTTCAGTCTTTCCTGGACAAGCGGCCCCCGACATTCGAGTAA
- a CDS encoding pyridoxal phosphate-dependent aminotransferase has product MSTSYSPPAITSRLPKVGTTIFTVMSALAQQHNAVNLGQGFPDFDCDPRLLDAVNAAMRRGLNQYPPMAGVLPLREAIAQKLARLYGHAYDPVNEITITAGATQAILTAILAIVHPGDEVIVLDPSYDSYEPNIELAGGRAVHVPLTPRTFRPDFDRIAAAIGPRTRAIVINTPHNPSATVWSADDMQRLAELLRPTNILVIADEVYEHMVFDGAQHESVSRSPELAARSFVVSSFGKTYHVTGWKVGYVAAPAPLMAEFRKVHQFNVFTVNTPVQHGLADYMADPTPYEQLPGFYQRKRDLFRDGLASTRLKLLSTTGSYFQSVDYSEVSDLSEEAFCRWLTSEVGVAAIPLSAFYPGGFEQKLARFCFAKKDETLKLALERLNDRFAS; this is encoded by the coding sequence ATGAGCACCAGCTATTCCCCTCCTGCGATCACGAGTCGGCTGCCGAAGGTCGGCACCACCATCTTCACCGTGATGTCGGCCCTGGCGCAGCAGCACAACGCCGTCAACCTCGGCCAGGGCTTCCCCGATTTCGACTGCGACCCGCGCCTGCTCGATGCGGTGAATGCCGCGATGCGCCGCGGCCTCAACCAGTACCCGCCCATGGCCGGCGTGCTGCCGCTGCGTGAAGCGATTGCGCAGAAGCTCGCCCGGCTTTACGGCCATGCCTACGACCCGGTGAACGAGATCACCATCACGGCCGGGGCCACGCAGGCCATCCTCACCGCCATCCTCGCCATCGTGCACCCCGGCGACGAAGTCATCGTGCTCGACCCGAGCTACGACAGCTACGAACCCAACATCGAGCTGGCGGGCGGCCGCGCCGTGCACGTGCCGCTGACCCCACGCACATTCCGGCCCGACTTCGACCGCATCGCCGCAGCCATCGGCCCGCGCACCCGCGCGATCGTCATCAACACGCCGCACAACCCGAGTGCCACCGTCTGGTCGGCCGACGACATGCAGCGCCTCGCCGAGCTGCTGCGCCCGACCAACATCCTCGTGATCGCCGACGAGGTCTACGAGCACATGGTGTTCGATGGCGCGCAGCACGAGAGCGTGTCACGCAGCCCGGAGCTGGCGGCACGCAGTTTCGTGGTGTCGAGCTTTGGCAAGACCTACCACGTGACCGGCTGGAAGGTGGGCTACGTCGCCGCACCCGCACCGCTGATGGCCGAGTTCCGCAAGGTCCACCAGTTCAATGTGTTCACCGTCAACACGCCGGTGCAGCACGGCCTCGCCGACTACATGGCCGACCCCACGCCCTACGAGCAGTTGCCCGGCTTCTACCAACGCAAGCGCGACCTCTTCCGTGACGGCCTCGCATCGACCCGGCTCAAGCTGCTATCCACCACGGGCAGCTATTTCCAGAGCGTCGACTACTCCGAGGTGAGCGACCTGAGCGAAGAGGCGTTCTGCCGCTGGCTCACGAGCGAAGTGGGTGTGGCGGCGATTCCTCTGTCAGCCTTCTACCCGGGGGGCTTCGAGCAGAAGCTCGCGCGCTTCTGCTTCGCGAAGAAAGACGAAACGCTGAAGCTCGCACTGGAGCGGCTCAACGATCGCTTTGCTTCTTGA
- a CDS encoding CysB family HTH-type transcriptional regulator, whose translation MNLHQFRFVQEAVRRDLNLTETAKALFTSQPGISKAILELEGELGVDIFARHGKRLRRVTEPGQHVLASIEIIMREVNNLKRIGEEFSKQDSGTLSIATTHSQARYFLPEPLAQLRKRFPKVNISLHQGSPAQVAQMLQEEVADIGIATESIGDVDELVSLPCYEWQHAVVMPANHPLAQHERLSLEDLAREPIVTYHPSFSGRTRVDQAFAARHLKPNIVLEAIDADVIKTYVRLGLGVGIVAEIAVRDDPPGGDLVSRPVGHLFGRSITRVAFKRGAYLRNFVFSFAEMLSERLSRALITKAMSSREGGTDTSDYQL comes from the coding sequence ATGAACCTCCACCAGTTCCGGTTTGTCCAAGAAGCGGTCCGGCGTGACCTCAATCTCACCGAGACCGCCAAGGCCCTGTTCACCTCGCAGCCCGGCATCTCGAAGGCGATCCTCGAACTCGAAGGCGAGCTGGGCGTCGACATCTTCGCCCGCCACGGCAAGCGCCTGCGCCGCGTGACCGAGCCCGGCCAGCACGTGCTGGCGAGCATCGAGATCATCATGCGCGAGGTCAACAACCTGAAGCGCATCGGCGAAGAGTTCTCCAAGCAGGACAGCGGCACGCTCTCCATCGCCACCACCCACAGCCAGGCGCGCTACTTCCTGCCCGAGCCGCTGGCCCAGTTGCGCAAGCGCTTCCCCAAGGTCAACATCAGCCTGCACCAGGGTTCGCCCGCGCAGGTGGCGCAGATGCTCCAGGAAGAGGTGGCCGACATCGGCATCGCCACCGAATCCATCGGCGATGTGGACGAGCTGGTTTCGCTGCCCTGCTACGAATGGCAGCATGCGGTGGTGATGCCGGCGAACCACCCGCTCGCGCAGCACGAGCGCCTGAGCCTGGAAGACCTGGCGCGCGAGCCGATCGTCACCTACCACCCGTCGTTCAGCGGGCGCACGCGGGTCGACCAGGCCTTCGCGGCGCGCCACCTCAAGCCCAACATCGTGCTGGAAGCCATTGACGCCGACGTCATCAAGACCTACGTGCGCCTCGGTCTCGGCGTAGGCATCGTGGCCGAGATCGCGGTGCGCGACGACCCGCCCGGAGGCGACCTGGTCTCGCGCCCGGTCGGGCACCTTTTCGGCCGCAGCATCACGCGCGTGGCCTTCAAGCGCGGAGCGTACCTGCGCAACTTCGTGTTCTCGTTTGCCGAGATGCTGTCAGAGCGGCTCAGCCGCGCCCTCATCACCAAGGCCATGTCGTCTCGCGAGGGCGGCACCGACACCAGCGACTACCAGCTATGA
- a CDS encoding CbiX/SirB N-terminal domain-containing protein encodes MSTPGLLLFAHGARDPNWALPFEAVAALVRAQRPDMPVQLAFLEFMSPPLPEAGARLAAQGCTEVAVVPLFLGAGGHVRKDLPALLASLAAAYPQVSWSLQPAIGEVDSVVQAMAEAALRLAS; translated from the coding sequence ATGAGCACGCCCGGCCTGTTGCTCTTCGCCCACGGCGCACGCGACCCGAACTGGGCCCTGCCCTTCGAGGCCGTGGCCGCCCTCGTGCGCGCCCAACGCCCTGACATGCCGGTACAGCTGGCCTTCCTGGAGTTCATGAGCCCGCCGCTGCCCGAAGCGGGCGCACGGCTCGCCGCGCAAGGCTGCACCGAAGTGGCCGTGGTGCCGCTCTTCCTTGGGGCCGGTGGCCATGTGCGCAAAGACCTGCCCGCCCTGCTGGCCAGCCTGGCCGCGGCCTACCCACAGGTCAGCTGGTCGCTCCAGCCAGCCATTGGCGAGGTCGACAGCGTCGTCCAGGCCATGGCGGAGGCGGCCCTTCGTCTCGCTTCTTAA
- the lptG gene encoding LPS export ABC transporter permease LptG — MRTVRRLLYRDIVSSVFFVALAFLSLFFFIDFVDELADVGKGYTAFHAALHSILELPGHLYELVPIAVLIGTIYALSRMAQSSEFTILRTGGLAPGRALTLLAGLGVAFAVMTFVVGDYVAPLSERAATLVQSRAKGGFSVGGSGAWLKDKTMTPQGERSYSINVERANSGGELLNVRVFEFDQNGRLLRRIGAASGIVSKDGVWSLANVTLTDWSTIDTPGFQPSVTEEKRATYDWASSLPASVVAAAVLSEKSMSTLELFRYINHLADNEQAAQRYEIRFWKRALYPLACLVMIGLALPFAYLHSRAGGVSLKVFGGIMLGISFVLLNNVAQHLGLLRGWTPWIVAATPSLLYLLLSMAAFSWLVRYR; from the coding sequence ATGAGGACCGTCCGCCGACTGCTCTACCGCGACATCGTCTCGTCGGTGTTCTTCGTGGCGCTGGCCTTCCTGTCGCTCTTTTTCTTCATCGACTTCGTCGACGAGCTGGCCGACGTGGGCAAGGGCTACACCGCCTTCCATGCCGCGCTGCATTCGATCCTCGAGTTGCCAGGGCACCTGTATGAACTGGTGCCGATCGCGGTACTGATCGGCACCATCTATGCGCTCTCGCGCATGGCGCAGTCGTCGGAGTTCACCATCCTGCGCACCGGAGGCCTGGCGCCAGGCCGAGCGTTGACCCTGCTGGCCGGTCTCGGCGTGGCCTTCGCGGTGATGACCTTCGTGGTGGGCGACTACGTGGCGCCGCTCAGCGAGCGGGCCGCGACCCTGGTGCAGTCGCGCGCCAAGGGCGGCTTCAGCGTCGGCGGCTCGGGCGCGTGGCTGAAAGACAAGACCATGACGCCTCAAGGCGAGCGCTCGTACTCGATCAACGTCGAGCGCGCCAACTCGGGCGGGGAGCTGCTCAACGTGCGCGTCTTCGAGTTCGACCAGAACGGCCGCCTGCTGCGCCGCATTGGCGCGGCCAGCGGCATCGTCAGCAAGGATGGCGTCTGGTCGCTCGCCAACGTAACTCTCACCGACTGGAGCACCATCGACACCCCCGGCTTCCAGCCCAGCGTCACCGAAGAGAAGCGCGCCACCTACGACTGGGCGAGTTCGCTGCCCGCGAGTGTGGTGGCGGCGGCCGTGCTGTCCGAGAAGTCGATGTCGACGCTCGAACTCTTCCGCTACATCAACCACCTGGCCGACAACGAACAGGCCGCGCAGCGCTACGAGATCCGCTTCTGGAAGCGTGCGCTCTACCCGCTGGCCTGCCTGGTGATGATCGGCCTGGCCCTGCCCTTCGCCTACCTGCACAGCCGTGCCGGTGGCGTGAGCCTCAAGGTCTTCGGCGGGATCATGCTGGGCATCAGCTTCGTGCTGCTCAACAACGTGGCCCAGCACCTCGGGCTGCTGCGAGGCTGGACGCCATGGATCGTGGCGGCCACGCCCAGCCTGCTCTACCTGCTGTTGTCGATGGCCGCCTTCAGCTGGCTGGTGCGATACCGATGA
- the lptF gene encoding LPS export ABC transporter permease LptF — protein MLFDSSLRRDLSRSFGATLVVILTIVVTMMLIRTLGQAAVGRISPQDVVLLLGYFALAHLPTMLALSLFISVVATLGRMYRESEMAIWFASGVGLSRFVRPVLRVSWPVLLVVALLVLFVWPWVNQKSNEMRERFEQRSDLSRVAPGQFQTSRDGQRVFFIERTTDNGRDARNVFILARHGDSESVTSARSGRIENTPEANFLVLDNGQRSEQNLKTNEKTASRFETYRVQAGEKALSNVEKLPPKAQRSADLVRDTDAAGRGELAWRLGLALGAGNLLLLGIGLSATSPRRASNWNLLFALLAFVVYYNLINLTKAWVSSGRLDMGAALAVIHGGAFVAAVGLIWWRDHGTHLQLRPARKAATA, from the coding sequence ATGTTATTCGATTCCTCTCTGAGGCGAGACCTGTCGCGCTCCTTTGGCGCGACCCTTGTCGTGATCCTCACCATCGTCGTGACGATGATGCTGATCCGCACGCTCGGGCAGGCTGCGGTGGGCCGCATTTCGCCGCAAGACGTGGTGCTGCTGCTGGGCTATTTCGCCCTCGCCCACCTGCCGACGATGCTCGCCCTGTCGCTCTTCATCTCGGTCGTGGCCACGCTCGGGCGCATGTACCGCGAGAGCGAAATGGCCATCTGGTTTGCGAGCGGCGTGGGCCTGTCGCGCTTCGTGCGGCCGGTGCTGCGGGTGAGCTGGCCGGTGCTGCTCGTGGTGGCGCTGCTGGTGCTCTTCGTGTGGCCTTGGGTCAACCAGAAGAGCAACGAGATGCGCGAGCGCTTCGAGCAGCGCTCCGACCTGTCGCGGGTGGCGCCGGGCCAGTTCCAGACTTCGCGCGACGGGCAGCGCGTCTTCTTCATCGAGCGCACCACCGACAACGGCCGCGACGCGCGCAACGTTTTCATCCTCGCGCGCCACGGCGACAGCGAATCGGTCACCTCGGCCCGCAGCGGGCGCATCGAGAACACGCCGGAAGCCAACTTCCTGGTGCTCGACAACGGCCAGCGCAGCGAGCAGAACCTGAAGACGAACGAGAAGACCGCCTCACGCTTCGAGACCTATCGGGTGCAGGCCGGCGAGAAGGCTCTGAGCAACGTGGAGAAGCTCCCGCCCAAGGCGCAGCGCAGCGCCGACCTCGTGCGCGACACCGACGCCGCCGGCCGCGGCGAGCTGGCGTGGCGACTCGGGCTCGCGCTCGGCGCGGGGAACCTGCTGCTGCTGGGCATCGGCCTGTCGGCCACCTCGCCGCGCCGCGCGAGCAACTGGAATCTGCTCTTCGCGCTGCTGGCCTTCGTCGTCTACTACAACCTCATCAACCTGACCAAGGCGTGGGTGTCGAGCGGCAGGCTCGACATGGGCGCAGCGCTGGCGGTGATCCACGGCGGCGCCTTCGTGGCGGCGGTCGGGCTCATCTGGTGGCGCGACCACGGCACTCACCTGCAGTTGCGGCCGGCACGGAAGGCGGCCACGGCATGA
- a CDS encoding leucyl aminopeptidase: MDFRHQIAAAAALSSVTADALVLVVAGEAVDASLDAKLASPLNDALAQQDWKLKSGNKLYLHRPAGVKAARVVAVAAGKGGVKEFKSAVAAGVGQVKGLGVRHVAVALVGGELDDAHAEAAATATADAVYQYRDTKPSAQPAPLVDKLTLLCTKAQAKSVQAGLERGQAIAAGVTFARNLANRPANHCTPSYLADQAKKLGRTHELKVEVLDRKDVEKLGMGSFLAVAQGSHEPLKFIVARYHGAAKTEAPVVLVGKGITFDTGGISIKPAAGMDEMKFDMGGAASVLGTLRAVAELKPKLNLVVIVPACENMPDGRAIKPGDVVTSMSGQTIEILNTDAEGRLILCDALTYAERFKPAAVVDVATLTGACVVALGNLNTGLFSPDDALADDLLAASRAALDPAWRMPLDDEYAEGLKSNFADIGNVGPREGGAITAAMFLKKFTGKYRWAHLDIAGTAWKSGTAKGSTGRPVPLLTHFVLAFASRQAG; the protein is encoded by the coding sequence ATGGACTTCCGTCATCAGATCGCCGCAGCTGCGGCCTTGTCTTCCGTCACTGCCGATGCACTGGTGCTCGTGGTGGCGGGCGAGGCGGTCGATGCGTCGCTCGATGCGAAGCTCGCGTCGCCGCTGAACGACGCGCTGGCCCAGCAAGACTGGAAGCTCAAGTCAGGCAACAAGCTCTACCTGCATCGCCCGGCCGGCGTGAAGGCCGCGCGCGTGGTCGCCGTGGCCGCCGGCAAGGGTGGGGTGAAGGAATTCAAGTCGGCCGTGGCGGCCGGCGTGGGCCAGGTCAAGGGCCTGGGCGTGCGCCATGTGGCGGTCGCGCTCGTCGGCGGAGAACTCGACGATGCGCATGCAGAAGCCGCGGCCACCGCCACTGCCGATGCGGTCTACCAGTACCGCGACACCAAGCCCAGCGCGCAGCCGGCCCCGCTGGTCGACAAGCTCACGCTCCTCTGCACCAAGGCCCAGGCCAAGTCCGTGCAGGCCGGCCTGGAGCGCGGCCAGGCCATCGCGGCCGGCGTGACCTTCGCCCGCAACCTGGCCAACCGCCCGGCCAACCACTGCACGCCCAGCTACCTGGCCGATCAGGCCAAGAAACTCGGCCGCACCCATGAACTCAAGGTCGAGGTGCTCGACCGGAAAGATGTCGAGAAGCTCGGCATGGGCTCCTTCCTTGCGGTGGCCCAGGGCTCGCACGAGCCCTTGAAGTTCATCGTCGCCCGCTACCACGGCGCGGCCAAGACCGAGGCGCCCGTCGTGCTCGTGGGCAAGGGCATCACCTTCGACACCGGTGGCATTTCCATCAAGCCCGCGGCCGGCATGGACGAGATGAAGTTCGACATGGGCGGCGCGGCGAGTGTGCTCGGCACCCTGCGCGCTGTCGCCGAACTCAAGCCCAAGCTCAACCTGGTGGTGATCGTGCCGGCCTGCGAGAACATGCCCGACGGCCGCGCCATCAAGCCGGGTGACGTCGTCACGAGCATGTCGGGTCAGACCATCGAGATCCTGAACACCGATGCCGAAGGCCGGCTGATCCTGTGCGATGCGCTCACCTATGCCGAGCGCTTCAAGCCGGCCGCCGTGGTCGATGTGGCCACGCTCACGGGCGCATGCGTGGTCGCGCTCGGCAACCTCAACACCGGCCTTTTCTCGCCAGACGACGCGCTCGCCGACGACCTGCTCGCCGCCAGCCGCGCCGCGCTCGACCCGGCCTGGCGCATGCCGCTCGACGATGAATACGCCGAAGGCTTGAAGAGTAACTTCGCCGACATCGGCAACGTCGGCCCCCGCGAAGGCGGTGCGATCACTGCCGCGATGTTCCTCAAGAAGTTCACCGGCAAGTACCGCTGGGCCCACCTCGACATCGCCGGCACCGCCTGGAAGTCCGGCACGGCCAAGGGCTCGACCGGCCGGCCGGTGCCCTTGCTGACGCACTTCGTGCTGGCGTTTGCCTCGCGACAGGCGGGTTGA
- a CDS encoding DNA polymerase III subunit chi, whose amino-acid sequence MTEVSFHFNVPDRMAYACRLLRKAVRRGAKVVVSAPGDVLARFDKQLWVFEPLDFVPHVYARTGQEPAARLRDTPVWLSEQVREAPHHEVLLNLGNELVDGFEGFARVIELVSHDGEDRQAGRARWKHYSDRGYEITRHDVAQEAQP is encoded by the coding sequence GTGACCGAGGTCAGCTTCCATTTCAATGTGCCCGATCGCATGGCCTATGCGTGCCGCCTGCTGCGCAAAGCGGTGCGCCGTGGCGCCAAAGTGGTGGTCAGCGCACCAGGAGACGTTCTCGCGCGCTTCGACAAGCAACTCTGGGTCTTCGAGCCGCTCGACTTCGTGCCGCACGTTTATGCGCGGACTGGCCAGGAGCCTGCGGCACGCCTGCGCGACACCCCGGTGTGGTTGAGCGAGCAGGTGCGCGAAGCACCCCACCATGAGGTGCTGCTCAACCTCGGCAACGAGCTGGTCGACGGCTTCGAGGGCTTCGCGCGCGTGATCGAGTTGGTCTCGCACGACGGCGAAGACCGCCAGGCCGGCCGTGCCCGCTGGAAACACTACAGCGACCGTGGCTATGAGATCACCCGCCACGATGTCGCCCAGGAAGCGCAGCCGTGA
- a CDS encoding branched-chain amino acid ABC transporter substrate-binding protein: MKRSTFALSAMATVALVMLSACGKKQEAAAPAASAPASAPAAAAATDSSVIKIGHVAPTSGAIAHLGKDNEYGARMAIDELNAKGVTIGGKKVTFELVAEDDAGDPKQGTAAAQKLVDSKVNGVVGHLNSGTSIPASKIYSDAGIPQISPSATNPKFTRQGFKTTFRVVADDVHLGGTLGKYSIAQLKGKSIAVIDDRTAYGQGVAEEFEKGVAAAGGKVAAHEFTTDKATDFTAILTKVKAVKPDVVFYGGMDAVAGPMIRQAKQLGIKAKFMGGDGICTGELPKLAGGAMADGQVVCAEAGGVEGEQKAGLEEFKTKFKAKFNTDVQIYAPYVYDAVNVMVAAMVKADSADPAKYLPELAKTADFKGVTGTISFDEKGDVKNGALTLYTYKGEKREQIAVVR; the protein is encoded by the coding sequence ATGAAGAGATCGACCTTTGCGCTCTCCGCGATGGCCACCGTCGCCCTCGTGATGTTGTCGGCCTGCGGCAAGAAGCAAGAAGCCGCCGCACCGGCTGCGTCGGCACCCGCCTCGGCCCCCGCTGCCGCTGCCGCCACCGACTCGTCGGTGATCAAGATCGGCCACGTCGCACCCACCAGCGGCGCCATCGCCCACCTCGGCAAGGACAACGAGTACGGCGCGCGCATGGCCATCGACGAGCTGAACGCCAAGGGCGTGACGATCGGCGGCAAGAAGGTCACGTTCGAGCTGGTCGCCGAAGACGACGCAGGCGACCCCAAGCAAGGCACGGCCGCGGCACAGAAGCTGGTCGACTCCAAGGTCAACGGCGTGGTCGGCCACCTGAACTCCGGCACCTCGATCCCGGCCTCCAAGATCTACAGCGACGCCGGCATTCCGCAGATCTCGCCCTCGGCGACCAACCCCAAGTTCACCCGCCAGGGCTTCAAGACCACCTTCCGCGTGGTGGCTGATGACGTGCACCTCGGCGGCACGCTCGGCAAGTACTCCATCGCCCAGCTCAAGGGCAAGTCGATCGCCGTGATCGACGACCGCACCGCTTACGGGCAGGGTGTGGCCGAAGAGTTCGAGAAGGGCGTGGCGGCCGCAGGCGGCAAGGTCGCGGCTCATGAGTTCACCACCGACAAGGCAACCGACTTCACCGCCATCCTGACCAAAGTGAAGGCCGTCAAGCCCGACGTCGTGTTCTACGGCGGCATGGACGCGGTGGCCGGCCCGATGATCCGCCAGGCCAAGCAGCTGGGCATCAAGGCCAAGTTCATGGGCGGCGACGGCATCTGCACGGGCGAGTTGCCCAAGCTGGCCGGCGGTGCGATGGCTGATGGCCAAGTGGTGTGCGCTGAGGCCGGTGGTGTCGAAGGCGAACAGAAGGCCGGTCTGGAAGAGTTCAAGACCAAGTTCAAGGCCAAGTTCAACACCGACGTGCAGATCTACGCACCGTATGTGTACGACGCCGTGAACGTGATGGTCGCCGCGATGGTCAAGGCCGACTCGGCCGACCCCGCCAAGTACCTGCCCGAGCTGGCCAAGACGGCCGACTTCAAGGGCGTGACCGGCACCATCTCGTTCGACGAGAAGGGCGACGTGAAGAACGGTGCGCTGACGCTCTACACCTACAAGGGTGAGAAGCGCGAGCAGATCGCCGTGGTGCGCTGA